TTTAGGGCATACAATAACtaatcatttttgaaaaaaatttcctggaaattgaaaaagtattgatagcttttttaatttttaaaaaagtatttttaaaaatagatgatttaatgtgtgcccttaagGTACATATTAACCagatccatatatatatatatatatatatatatatagagagagagagagagagagagagagagagagagagagagagagagagagagagagagagagagagagagagagagagagagagagagagagagagagagagattgtccGTGCGTTACAAGTGGAACACAGATTTGCTTTTACAAGGGGAAAATTCCAAGGAAAGCAAAAGGGGAAACAAAACGGGGCCCTCGGGTTCAATCCTCCTTTATTAACTCCATAATGGTGTAATCTAATCCATGCACGAATGCTTACAATAAGCTTCCATCGATCCCCACCActtatatataagtttataaattataacCTATTCTCACTGACTCACTCCATTATAGCACAATCATAACTcggaaaattaaaaagaaagagtcATGGAAAGTAAAAGAGTGAAGCCACAGCTGAAGAAAAATTTGTGGAAGCCAGAGGAGGACTTGATTCTGAAAAACTATGTGGAAACTCACGGTGAAGGCAACTGGGCTACTGTCTCTGAGAGATCAGGTACTCTCTACTATCACTTCCGTTGTAATGTAGACAAGGATTAATGTGCATGAGTATATATATGTCtcatatctctctttctctctctctctctctctcaggttTGATGAGGGGCGGGAAGAGTTGCAGGCTAAGATGGAAGAACTATCTGAGACCAAACATCAAACGTGGTGAGATGTCCAAAGAGGAAGAAGACCTTATCATACGAATGCATAAGCTTCTCGGCAACAGGTAGGTCATTTTGCTTtcgcaatattttcacaataattttaaaataaatcttaaatgaaaaattactaTAACTGGGTAAATATATATGAGAAACCTAAATTAAACCCAATAATAACTTGTTacataaaatttgttacaaaaataATGTAGATGTACATAGCATAATTCTTACCATCATTTATAGCAAGTTACTATAGAGTACAAATTAAGGTAGGATGTTATCAATGGAAAAATAGCTAGGAATTTGGTTAGCTTTTTTGCTTACCTTTTTTTACTCACCTTTAGGCAAATAAACTATGAGTAATAAACTAGCCAAACACTTACAAGCTAACTGTTAATAGCTAGACTCACTGCTGCACTACAAATCACACTTACAAGTGTAAGGAACAGATTGACtaccataaaataaatagataaattaataacTCAATCCCCAATTCCATCCAAGAAATtgggaaattacattttatccTACATTCacttaaaataaagaattcatttcatgatttagattttattttcagTATCTAATAATATATCATTTcatgtcatttaaatttttaaacaacataacGTTGAATGCACggttaaatttataatatttaatttgaattatgcAATTTATTTGTATCGAATAATGAAGATATTATCACTTCCATTGGTTTGGGTTTCGGTTGATCCCGAAGTAGAAACCATAACTATAAAAGATGTTTCCATTGTCACAAAACGTTCTTATGTTTACTGGAATTCCTCAGTTTGAGTAAAACTTCTTCCTGCAGCTAGTAATTTCATTGAAAAGAGCTTCACAAATCATTACTCCATATCAACCTAGCTAGATCTCTTTCATGTAGGTGGTCACTGATTGCTGGCCGGCTTCCTGGCCGAACGGataatgaagtgaagaactaCTGGAATACCCATTTGAACAAGAAATGCCTTCTAGGCAAAAGAAAAGCGACTAACTCAAACAACCATGAAGAGGAAGACAACGATGAGAACATGAACAAGAAGAATAAATTGGATCCACCATTTCATTCAGAGCCCAATGGAAGCTCACTTATAAGTTTGACAAGCAACACAAAATTGGGTTTGGAAGAAGGAAGCAAGAAAGAAGAGAGCACAGTGACAGAGGGTAATTGGATGGATTATGACGCAAGTAGCTTCAACTATGACATAATGGATTATCCAATAATGCCCGAAGCAGCAGCAGGAGGAGCAGGGAACAGTGCAAGTTTCGTCTTTGACGATGAGCCTCTTATAGCCTACATGGATTCTTTTATCTTGCTTGAAGCATTTGGATGTGGTGGAGAGGAGTTGTAGGCACATGTCACAGACTCACAGTAACGGATGCAGTACGTACTACTCTGTCGTAGGAATGAACCCCACACACACTCTGTACAGTGCCGCTGCATGACCCCTCATCTGACAAAACAGCACTCCCAAGATTTGTGAGTGAGTGAGTCCCAGGAGTCTAGCACTAGTATGAGTGTTTGCAATGCCACGTGCTTTTCCCTGTATCGCTGAGAGTGCATGCTGCACTAtgatatataatattgtatGCATGTAATTGGCCATATATATCTATGTACTTTTCCAAacacttctctctttctctctctctctctctcaaaagagAACAGCATTATATACTCACTTTCAAACTAAGGATAAAACAGTTGCCAAGTTCAATCATAATATTCCTCATAACTACGCGGTAAAAGTAAAAGAATAAGGGTACTTTTCAcaacaaaaagttttaaatGAACACAAGACAATTTTGGTGACATTGCATAAGAATGCAGTACAAACTTACAGTGTAGAACTGTAGATCCTTCGTGGGGAATGGAACAGTTGACAAATCGATCCGACATGTATTTGAAACTCAAGTATCAGAAGACAAATCTACAGTATTTCAATGGAGGaaagaaaaattggaaagaGATTGAAGAATCATCGATGATAAGATAATGAAGAGCAGCTCGATTACAGGAAGGTTAgcagcaccaaaaaaaaaaaatcgcaatACGTTTTCATTAGAATAATATCATTTTTCGGCTTTAACTACTAattaccacttttttttttaattgatgatttgatatATCACATACATATCATTTATGGGTCTTGTTAACTACTATTCTTAGAACAATTTTTAAccaattattttaagaaagttttgatatttattttataaaaaataaaaaaaagttttgatatttattttatgaaaaataaaaaaaatgtcaaaacattaagtactttttttttataaaaattttactaaaataattGGCTAACAAATATCCTTTGTGTATCTGATAATATATTcctatatttattaataacaattATCGAAATGTTACCACAAGCCAcgattgtaaaaatttttgaatcttagttttttttttttttttttgggctaaactTCAATCttatttatcaagaaaaaaaaaggaacaacaaTCAACCTTATGAAAAAGTGTGCGGAGTCTACCTCATACAAGGGGGAGGACTCGTGTATTTAAAATAGAGTCCGATTaatgtgtactttttttttttttaataagatagaattctattctagcctaatctaagtgtatatgtgtgtgaaatttaCTCCTGGAGACTTAAACCCCAACCCTtacccccacaccccacaagtacttatacttgtggagtgaccatcgcacagATTAATATGTACCTTAAGGGCACATATTGTGAGCGTTTGGGGTTAACTGAAAGTTGCATTTCAGTTCTGCGTtttcatgccttttttttttttttttttttttcctgtcagTAAAATCACTGtgcaagggaaaaaaaatactgttCACATACCATTCACATACTGTTCATAGGTCCCataatactattcacacatttaaaaattattttgttacagtgttttcggttttcaatttcaacaacaataagttcaatctaAACGGACCCATTAAGtcatctatttttagaaatattttctcaaaaattaaaaaattatcaatattttttcaattcttgaaatttttttttttttaaaatggttaaTTATTGTGTGTCCCTTGAACACACATTATCAAAATCCTTTAAGATATGATGTGTTTTTAGAAAGACTACCTTTCTTCAgtcaaaaagaaatagaaaggcTGACAAGTGACAAGACCTAATGGAGAGCTATTGCCTTTACATTCAAAGGATGTGACACAATTGCCAATGGGTGTCAGAAACGGGCTTGGGGCTTGCTTAAGTCCAAACTCAGAACAGATCCCGAAATCAGTAAAAGCCATCAAACTCCGAACAGATCCCGAAATCATTCAAATCAGTAAATAGCATCTTGCATGATGACAAGCACCGACCGAagaaaatatatacaatttttatttggattttagaagaaaaaaggtCAATAATTGTTCAGTTTTTTGGGAAAAAGAGCAAGAGACTCGAAGTGAAAAACAATTCCTTCCTACCCAAACAAacaactctctctccctctctcaaaccaaaataataataataataaatatagtaACATAAAGGAGATCTACATTGCAGCAGAAAATAATTCCCACCGCCCAAGAGATTTTGGTTGCATTTGAATAATTCCCACCGCCCAAGAGATTTTGGTTGCATTTGATAGCAAGATATGGCAAACTGATTTGATTGATCCGATAACTTGGCTTTGAAAAACCAGCAATTACAAAGCAGAACAGCTGTAAGTATCTTCCTATAGATTTGAGAACAAATACATCATGTCCGGAATCGGGACCACATTTACAAGACATCATCTTGTTGAGTGTACAATAATAAACCATCAACAGGCAATGAAGGTGGGGTTCCAGGAGGGATGCAAGCAGCACCATTCTCACCAGCACATATGCACAGAGCCTCTGCATCCCTGAGGATTGAATCAAGGTCAATGCGACCACTCAGCTCATTGATGAACTTCAAGAGCGGGTCAAAGTCCATCTGCTCTCCCATAATCTTATTACGATATCGCTTCAAGATTGCAACACATACGTACAGGTGGAGGTGCTCAGACAAATAATGTGTCCACAGTACCTCCCACAAACGCATTGTTTTCTCATATTCAAATTCcctaaaaaaaagtgaagataTTATATCAGGCAAGCAAATGTCAAATACATACAGTGACAGATACGATACCATGTTTAAGTATATTTCTTACGAGATGtatcaacaaaaattgaaaaaataaatgtaattgaaatgaaaatttttcaaattccaGATGATTGTGGTTGACTAAATGTAAATGGCTACAATGTTGGATGTGAAAATATAGTTTACAAAAAAGGTATTTTGCCTCAATGATACTCAGGAATGATGAGActctaaaaaattcaaaacattttaaTCCTTAGAAAGGAACCCCCCAGGAAATTTAATGTAGGACACAATACCACTCTGCTTGGTTGTATAGATGACAGGTAGAAAACAGAACTCAAATGTCATAAATATACAACACCACCAAATCGTTCCATAATATTAAGTTCCCTTTCCTGCTCCTGTCTCTTTCCAccatcataaataaataaataaaccccaAAATTTAGTTAAACTTCGTCCATTCAACAAAAGTGGAATATTAAATAGGCTGTGCATGTGTGTATGCACACTGTATGTCTGTCTCATTTCCCAACATATGCCTTTAGCATATTTTGACCGTCATTTTGCACAACAGTATAAATAAATCTTGTAGAAAATATTGACAACATGCTTAAATGATCATGTCCCAAATTAACAGAAATATGGaacaaagaataaataaatcaatgagTAAATTAAAGAGCTTACCTCTTGAATTGTATTAGAATCCAGCGAAAGCAAAAGAAATAATTCAAGCAATCATTTTG
This DNA window, taken from Quercus robur chromosome 2, dhQueRobu3.1, whole genome shotgun sequence, encodes the following:
- the LOC126715439 gene encoding transcription factor MYB82-like, with the translated sequence MESKRVKPQLKKNLWKPEEDLILKNYVETHGEGNWATVSERSGLMRGGKSCRLRWKNYLRPNIKRGEMSKEEEDLIIRMHKLLGNRWSLIAGRLPGRTDNEVKNYWNTHLNKKCLLGKRKATNSNNHEEEDNDENMNKKNKLDPPFHSEPNGSSLISLTSNTKLGLEEGSKKEESTVTEGNWMDYDASSFNYDIMDYPIMPEAAAGGAGNSASFVFDDEPLIAYMDSFILLEAFGCGGEEL